The proteins below are encoded in one region of Neisseriales bacterium:
- a CDS encoding acetyl-CoA carboxylase biotin carboxyl carrier protein, whose protein sequence is MDLRKLKTLIDLVETANISELEITEGEEKVRITRGALAFPLPQKVVVADQLRSTSQEAVLESVNIDPVVNGQPEQTAASGNTIKSPMVGVFYRSASPNVPAFAEIGQSVKVGDTLCIIEAMKLMNEIKSDYAGVIKAILVEDGEPVEYGELLFVIE, encoded by the coding sequence ATGGATCTACGAAAGCTAAAAACATTAATTGATTTGGTAGAAACTGCTAATATCTCAGAACTAGAGATAACTGAGGGAGAAGAAAAAGTCCGCATTACGCGCGGTGCCTTGGCGTTTCCTTTGCCACAAAAGGTGGTTGTTGCAGATCAACTTCGTTCTACTTCACAAGAAGCTGTATTGGAAAGCGTAAACATTGACCCTGTTGTTAACGGCCAACCCGAACAAACTGCTGCTAGTGGCAACACAATTAAATCTCCCATGGTTGGTGTCTTTTATCGATCCGCTTCTCCGAATGTTCCTGCGTTTGCTGAAATTGGTCAATCAGTCAAAGTGGGTGATACCCTGTGTATTATTGAGGCCATGAAATTGATGAATGAAATTAAATCGGACTATGCTGGTGTCATCAAAGCCATTCTTGTGGAAGATGGCGAGCCTGTCGAATACGGAGAGCTTTTATTTGTCATTGAATAG
- a CDS encoding integration host factor subunit alpha, translated as MTVTKATLTRLLLDKMALTKLEAKTIVDLFFDEMKLALASGEVVRLSGFGSFKLRDKMARPGRNPKTGQIHVVCARRVVTFQASDYIKRFFEQTVGKPTTMGK; from the coding sequence ATGACTGTCACAAAAGCGACATTAACGCGTTTGCTATTGGATAAAATGGCATTAACCAAACTGGAGGCTAAAACAATAGTCGATCTATTTTTTGATGAAATGAAGTTGGCGCTTGCTTCAGGTGAAGTAGTCAGGTTATCTGGATTTGGCAGTTTTAAGTTGCGTGACAAGATGGCAAGACCTGGTCGTAATCCAAAAACAGGTCAGATCCATGTCGTGTGCGCAAGACGTGTCGTCACTTTTCAAGCAAGCGACTATATCAAGCGATTTTTTGAACAAACCGTTGGTAAACCAACTACAATGGGTAAGTAG
- the ubiB gene encoding 2-polyprenylphenol 6-hydroxylase produces the protein MRLNQSRLFRLGQIFWTGYRFGLLDLLSFWRPKSKLLKWMRYLPGQLSNKPLWERVRLALECLGPIFVKFGQLLSIRPDLLPYEYIQSLKLLQDQVLPFSEQLVYRQIQEAFKREIKALYMDFDPIPIASASVAQVHHAWLRNANGQRGQEVAVKILRPNIQTIIEQDLALFYWLAKILNRILPHASRLHIREIIVEFDQSLHSELNLMQEAANTSQLKHNFSNEDPLLLVPEVYFDYCSKTVLTMQWMQGMPILDKTVLRKKHIDPVALAHVAVTIFFTQVFKHGFFHADMHPGNLLVNDQGQYIVLDCGIIGTLSEHDKYYLALNFLALFNRDYHRVATAHIECGWMPDDGHINAFESAIRSVCEPIFQKPLSRISFGDLLMQLFEVSRTFKINIQPQLILLQKTLMYVESLGRELDPMLNIWAIAQPFLAQWMKEQVGWRGFLKRLHKEMPDWVNILPAMPKKMYEWLSRNDQAMQTQLFLQHTLRETQKQNRLLIVTILILSTIGLFCLF, from the coding sequence ATGCGATTGAACCAAAGTCGGTTATTTCGCCTTGGGCAAATTTTTTGGACGGGTTATCGATTTGGTTTATTGGATCTACTTAGTTTTTGGAGACCCAAGTCTAAGCTATTAAAATGGATGCGCTATCTCCCTGGGCAATTATCGAATAAACCTTTATGGGAGAGGGTGAGGCTGGCTCTAGAATGTTTGGGGCCAATTTTTGTGAAATTTGGCCAATTACTTTCTATCCGTCCCGATTTACTACCTTATGAATATATTCAGTCACTTAAGTTATTACAAGATCAGGTCTTACCATTTTCCGAGCAATTAGTTTATCGGCAGATTCAAGAGGCGTTCAAGCGCGAAATCAAAGCCCTTTATATGGATTTTGACCCAATTCCAATTGCCAGCGCCTCTGTTGCGCAGGTACACCATGCTTGGTTACGTAATGCTAACGGACAACGTGGCCAAGAAGTAGCCGTTAAAATATTGCGTCCAAATATTCAAACGATTATCGAACAAGACTTAGCGTTATTTTATTGGCTGGCTAAAATACTCAATCGTATTTTACCACACGCTTCGCGCTTGCATATACGCGAAATTATAGTGGAATTTGATCAATCATTACATAGCGAATTGAATTTGATGCAAGAGGCTGCCAATACCAGCCAATTGAAACATAATTTCTCCAATGAAGACCCGCTACTACTGGTACCTGAAGTTTATTTTGATTATTGCAGTAAAACAGTGCTGACCATGCAGTGGATGCAAGGTATGCCCATATTAGATAAAACTGTTCTACGCAAAAAACATATCGATCCAGTAGCGCTAGCACATGTTGCGGTCACCATTTTTTTTACACAAGTGTTCAAGCATGGTTTTTTCCATGCCGATATGCATCCGGGTAATTTATTGGTTAACGATCAAGGACAATATATTGTGCTAGATTGTGGCATTATTGGTACGCTGAGTGAGCATGATAAATACTATTTAGCGCTGAACTTTCTTGCGCTATTTAACCGTGATTACCATCGTGTTGCAACGGCGCATATAGAATGCGGTTGGATGCCAGATGATGGTCATATTAATGCTTTCGAATCAGCCATTCGGTCAGTATGTGAACCGATTTTCCAAAAACCATTATCACGTATCTCGTTTGGCGACTTACTTATGCAATTATTTGAAGTAAGTCGAACCTTTAAAATTAATATTCAACCCCAACTGATTCTTCTACAAAAAACTCTTATGTATGTTGAAAGTTTGGGGCGAGAATTGGATCCCATGCTCAATATATGGGCAATTGCGCAACCTTTTCTTGCGCAATGGATGAAAGAGCAAGTTGGTTGGCGTGGATTTTTAAAGAGGTTACATAAAGAAATGCCTGACTGGGTCAATATATTACCTGCTATGCCAAAGAAAATGTATGAATGGCTTTCACGCAATGATCAAGCAATGCAAACGCAACTATTTTTACAGCATACGCTGCGTGAGACGCAAAAACAGAATCGATTGTTGATCGTAACGATTTTAATTTTGTCTACAATTGGGTTGTTTTGTTTATTTTAG
- the ubiE gene encoding bifunctional demethylmenaquinone methyltransferase/2-methoxy-6-polyprenyl-1,4-benzoquinol methylase UbiE: MAYKKTHFGFQQIDECDKNEQVAKVFHQVSAKYDLMNDVMSGGLHRLWKRFTVTIAMIRPEDRILDMASGTGDLAIHLSKKLSKKGELWCADINCSMLHIGRNRLLNKGLIVPLVNADAEAVPFQNNYFDCIVIAFGLRNMTRQDQALKEMYRVLKPKGRLIILEFSKVHRSFFKLYQFYTLKALPLLGKWIANDQASYRYLGESISVHPDQNMIKEMMIQAGFCQVSYFNLSAGIVALHKGFKRCD; this comes from the coding sequence ATGGCATACAAAAAAACTCATTTTGGCTTTCAGCAAATTGATGAGTGCGACAAAAATGAACAAGTCGCGAAGGTATTTCATCAAGTATCTGCAAAATATGATCTGATGAATGATGTAATGTCAGGTGGGCTGCATCGATTATGGAAACGGTTTACTGTAACAATTGCCATGATTCGGCCAGAAGACCGTATTTTAGATATGGCAAGCGGCACCGGTGATTTAGCGATTCATCTTTCAAAAAAACTTTCAAAAAAAGGGGAGTTGTGGTGTGCAGACATTAATTGCTCTATGCTACATATTGGTCGTAATCGCCTGTTAAACAAAGGCTTAATTGTTCCGCTTGTTAATGCTGATGCTGAGGCAGTACCTTTTCAAAATAACTATTTTGACTGTATTGTTATCGCTTTTGGTTTACGCAATATGACAAGACAAGATCAAGCTTTAAAAGAAATGTATCGCGTGCTCAAACCAAAAGGGCGACTTATTATCTTAGAATTTTCTAAAGTACACCGATCTTTTTTTAAACTATATCAATTTTATACCTTAAAAGCCTTACCATTATTGGGCAAGTGGATTGCAAATGATCAGGCCAGTTATCGTTATTTAGGAGAATCTATTTCGGTTCATCCTGATCAAAATATGATTAAAGAGATGATGATTCAAGCAGGATTTTGCCAAGTTAGTTATTTTAATTTAAGTGCTGGTATTGTTGCTTTACATAAAGGGTTTAAGCGATGCGATTGA
- the accC gene encoding acetyl-CoA carboxylase biotin carboxylase subunit, which translates to MFEKILIANRGEIALRIQRACREMDIKTVVVYSEADINAKYVKLADEAVCIGPASPAKSYLNIPAIIAAAEVTHAQAIHPGFGFLSENSSFAERVIESGFTFIGPRPETIRQMGDKITAKKAMNESNVPTVPGSEGALPDNEQIILDIAKKIGYPVMIKAAGGGGGRGMRIVKQEADLTAAINLTRSEAGAAFGNPTLYIEKCLEHPRHIEVQVLADQFGNVICLGDRDCSMQRRHQKIIEEAPAPQVSDKQREKIYKACIKACKRVKYLGAGTFEFLYEAGHFYFIEMNTRLQVEHTVTEMITGIDIVQEQIRIAAGEKLRYKAKDVQLTGHAIECRINAEDPFTFAPSPGKIKSYHPAGGLGVRIDSHIYHGYSIPPHYDAMIGKLITHGSNREQAIARMRIALSEMVIIGIKTNIPLHQFLLNDPAFIAGGVDNHYLESWLAEFQIPQNTVSS; encoded by the coding sequence ATGTTTGAAAAAATACTCATTGCTAATCGGGGAGAAATTGCCTTACGTATTCAGCGTGCCTGCAGAGAAATGGATATCAAAACTGTGGTTGTCTATTCCGAGGCAGACATTAACGCGAAATATGTCAAGCTTGCCGACGAAGCAGTCTGTATTGGTCCTGCATCGCCTGCGAAAAGTTATCTGAATATTCCCGCTATTATCGCTGCTGCTGAAGTCACCCATGCACAAGCCATCCATCCTGGTTTTGGTTTTTTATCTGAGAATAGTTCTTTTGCGGAACGTGTAATTGAATCGGGATTTACTTTTATTGGACCTCGCCCTGAAACGATTCGCCAAATGGGCGATAAAATCACTGCTAAAAAAGCAATGAATGAGTCCAATGTACCCACTGTACCTGGTTCAGAAGGCGCTTTACCAGATAATGAACAGATTATTCTTGATATAGCTAAAAAAATCGGCTATCCCGTCATGATTAAAGCAGCTGGTGGTGGTGGCGGTCGTGGCATGCGCATTGTAAAGCAGGAAGCAGATTTAACAGCTGCGATTAACTTAACACGTAGTGAAGCAGGTGCCGCTTTCGGTAATCCGACGCTTTATATAGAAAAATGCTTGGAACACCCTCGACATATTGAAGTACAGGTATTGGCTGACCAATTTGGTAATGTTATATGTTTAGGAGATAGGGATTGCTCAATGCAACGCCGCCATCAAAAGATCATTGAAGAGGCCCCTGCCCCTCAAGTCAGCGACAAACAGCGAGAAAAAATTTATAAAGCCTGTATCAAAGCCTGTAAACGTGTTAAGTATCTTGGCGCTGGTACTTTTGAATTTTTATATGAAGCTGGTCACTTTTATTTTATAGAAATGAATACTAGGTTACAGGTTGAGCACACCGTCACCGAAATGATTACGGGCATTGACATTGTGCAAGAGCAAATCCGCATCGCGGCAGGTGAAAAACTCCGATACAAAGCCAAAGACGTGCAATTAACTGGTCATGCTATCGAATGCCGTATTAACGCAGAAGACCCTTTTACCTTCGCACCCAGCCCGGGTAAAATCAAAAGTTATCATCCTGCAGGTGGATTAGGTGTTCGGATTGATTCGCATATTTATCACGGCTATTCAATTCCACCACACTATGATGCCATGATTGGTAAACTAATTACGCATGGCAGTAATCGAGAACAGGCCATTGCGCGTATGCGTATTGCCTTGTCTGAAATGGTTATCATTGGGATTAAAACGAATATCCCCCTACATCAGTTTTTGCTCAACGATCCAGCATTTATAGCGGGTGGCGTTGATAACCATTACCTAGAAAGTTGGCTTGCTGAATTTCAAATACCGCAAAATACCGTATCGTCGTAA